A window of Chryseobacterium shandongense genomic DNA:
GATCAGCTTCTGGAAAACAGGATGCAGCTGATCCTGCTGTATATTGAGACACAGAAAAAAGAAAAAATCCTTTCGGCACTTTTACCGCTAAAAGTAAATAAGGACATCCAGGATGAGCTGAGAAAAATAGAACAGGAAAATGATCTTGTTTTATTAAGCAAATTTAATATTCTGATCAACGAAAATCTTAAAAATGAGCCATCTGCTTTCATTTACGAAAAGGTTGGATCGCAGTTTCAGCATTATTTTTTTGATGAATTCCAGGATACTTCCGAGCTTCAATGGCAGAATTTTCTTCCGCTGAGAGATCATTCCATTTCTACTGAAAATACCTCATTCACATTGGTCGGAGATCCCAAACAGAGCATTTACCGTTTCCGTGGCGGAGAAAGCAAACTGATGCTTGATATCATCAACAAAAAAGAAATTACTCCCAAGGAAGCTGAACTTCTGGTGTTGAAAGACAACTGGCGAAGCGCCAAAAATATAGTCAGGTTCAATAATGATCTTTACCGCTTTCATTCTGATATTTTAGAAGAAGAGCATAAGAATATTTTCGGAACAGATGCAGAGCAGACTCCAAGATCTTCCATTGAAGGGCGTGTTAAAGTTAATTTAATTGAAAATCTTACGAACGAAGATTTTTATAGTGATACTTCCGAAAGAATGCGGAAAGATATCCAGGAAATCTTGGATAATGGTTTTAAATTTTCAGACATAACAATCCTTTGCCGCGGGAATTTTGATATTTTCAGTTATTCTCAGAAATTAGGAAACCTGAAAGTATATTATAAAGGCGAAGAAACAAATATTAAAACCATTTCCGATAAAGGATTAACTCTGGAATTATCCAATACGTTAAAAGCCGTTATTGAATTTCTGAAATGGGAGGTCAATCCAAAGAATAAACCCAACCTGATTATGATGATGTATTATCTTAATAAGCTGGGAAGGATACACATGGCAGATTTCACTCTGGAAATGAAAGAAATCCTCGATCTTACTTCGCATGAAGAAATATTAGATTTTATTCAGAACAGATATGCCTTGAAGCTTAAACAAGATCATTTTCCGAGGTTTAATCTTTATAATTTTGTAGAATATTACATCAATGAATTTTCTGTTGAAAATAAGGAAACAGACTTCCTGCTGAACTTCCTGGAAATGCTTTTTAATTTCACCCAAAATGCCGGTGCGAGTACAAAAGAATTTCTGAAATACTGGGATGAAGAGGCTTCCACCTACACGATTCAGGCTTCCGAAAATATTGATGCAGTTCAGATTATGACGATTCATAAGGCCAAAGGACTGGAATTCCCAATTGTTTTTATTCCGATGATGAACAAAAACCGTGATGCCGAGTTTACCAATTGGTTTGAAACATCTAAAGATACCCCACTGAAATCTGTAAACATTAACCAATTCAGTAAAAATCTGGAAGTTTACGATGAGGAAATTGAAAAATTCAACAAACAAAATTCATATAAAAACTTTGTCGATCGTCTTTGCCTGCAGTATGTTGCAACAACGCGACCTGTTGAACAGCTGTTTTTCTATATTCAAAAGGCTAATAAAACATCCAATAATCTCGAGCTGCTGGAGTTTCTTCAGTCTAAGAATCCAGAGAATCTCGATGAGTTTGATCTGTATGAGGTTAGTCCTGAAATGCTGAAAAAATATTCGAGGGAGAAAATTTCATCTTTTAAAACCAAAGATATCCGGGTTCTGAAAAATATGAGCGAAAGAAATACTTCGATAAAAATTGCCACTCCTTCAAAAAATTATCAGGTAAGAAATGAGAAGGTGAGAATCGGGCTTTTCGTACATGAATTGCTTTCGCAGATTAATACAGCAAAAGATATTAAAAAAGTCCTGGAATGCTACGTGCTTGAAGGTCATATAACCATTGAGGAAAGTGTAGAAATCCAGAAAAGCTTACAAGATATTATCGAAACGCATGCTGAATTCTTTGATGAAAAATGGCAGGTTATCAACGAAAAAGATATTATGATTTCCGAAAATGGTGAAAGCAGAGTGTACCGGCCTGACCGTATTTTGAAAAGCGAGGAAGGATATATTATTGTTGATTTTAAAACGGGGGAAGAGTCTACTAAGAATGAACGCCAAATTGAGAATTACAAAAATATTCTGGAAAATCTTGGAAAAAAAGTGTTGAAGACAAGGTTGATTTATCTGTAGGGCAATTTGATTCAAAAGAACTTAATCATTAAAAAAGGCCGAGAAAATTTCGGCCTTTTTTTTATAATCAAAGCTTTAAATATTTATTCAATAAAGCAAAAAATAAAAAATAAAGCAAGAGACAATAGTAGACTAATATTGAAAACGATATTAGTTTTTTTGCTTTGAATTAACATAATTGTTGAAGCAATAATTATAATTGCTGCAGTAATATAATTAATTACAATACTTTGCTCACTAAAAAAATATTTACTAATATAATTCAAAAATAGAATTACCAGTATAAATAGAATTTTTTTTGTCTTTGCCATATCCAGTCCTGAATATAAATTTATACTATTTGTTTTTAATACAAGTTCTATACTCGTCTAGAGCTATATAATTGGCAGCAGCCTGACCAACCAAAACAGCTGAGTGGCAAAGAGCGCCAACAATAACTGTTACGTCAGCGGTTAAGCATGCTACATG
This region includes:
- a CDS encoding UvrD-helicase domain-containing protein, which encodes MQNSYTVINASAGSGKTYALVQRLLMICLRYPNQQQSIRNILALTFTNKAANEMKERILTWLGNFSSDDFAENGDLKNIQKAFEQEGIRITIDELHLRAKKLLDYVLHNYSTLNIGTIDRFNSRLVRSFSYELGLAKNFNLEIEAEPFLIEAVDKMLDQIGENEVISESFMDYVDYSLENNERINLNKNLYDSAKEFVKDIHYEHLKNNKDFDSTNYENIKNELRKEIVFNKKQALELAAKSIELFRSKGIELEDFAQGKNGIGGFFTKVLDFYQQKRTGFPFPTTAEESVVNNYRKGASSKSKHKEADILEILDQLLENRMQLILLYIETQKKEKILSALLPLKVNKDIQDELRKIEQENDLVLLSKFNILINENLKNEPSAFIYEKVGSQFQHYFFDEFQDTSELQWQNFLPLRDHSISTENTSFTLVGDPKQSIYRFRGGESKLMLDIINKKEITPKEAELLVLKDNWRSAKNIVRFNNDLYRFHSDILEEEHKNIFGTDAEQTPRSSIEGRVKVNLIENLTNEDFYSDTSERMRKDIQEILDNGFKFSDITILCRGNFDIFSYSQKLGNLKVYYKGEETNIKTISDKGLTLELSNTLKAVIEFLKWEVNPKNKPNLIMMMYYLNKLGRIHMADFTLEMKEILDLTSHEEILDFIQNRYALKLKQDHFPRFNLYNFVEYYINEFSVENKETDFLLNFLEMLFNFTQNAGASTKEFLKYWDEEASTYTIQASENIDAVQIMTIHKAKGLEFPIVFIPMMNKNRDAEFTNWFETSKDTPLKSVNINQFSKNLEVYDEEIEKFNKQNSYKNFVDRLCLQYVATTRPVEQLFFYIQKANKTSNNLELLEFLQSKNPENLDEFDLYEVSPEMLKKYSREKISSFKTKDIRVLKNMSERNTSIKIATPSKNYQVRNEKVRIGLFVHELLSQINTAKDIKKVLECYVLEGHITIEESVEIQKSLQDIIETHAEFFDEKWQVINEKDIMISENGESRVYRPDRILKSEEGYIIVDFKTGEESTKNERQIENYKNILENLGKKVLKTRLIYL